In the Flavobacteriales bacterium genome, GGACGTGGTGAACGACAAGCCGGAGGACCCGGTGAAGGCCATCGCCCGTAAACTGGACGAAGTCGAGGAAGAGGTATGAGAACGGCGGCACTGCAACGGAACCGGAACGTTTCCACAGGTGGTCATGCGACCGTGCGCACGTCGCGTGGGGTTCGGCGCTCAGGACAAGCAGGAGCCGGTGGCCCGATCACCGCGTTCCTCCTCGTCTGGTCGGTCTGCTTCCTCGTCCAGCCGGCCATCGCCCAGACCACCGGCCAGTTGCGTCTGGTGGTGGATCCGGGGCATGACTTCCAGGTGATCCTGGACGGCGCGCACCGCATGCAGGAACGCGTGCTGGACCTCTCGGAGGGCAACCACCGGCTGCAGCTCTGGGCACCCACCCGCCGGATCGTGGACACCACGGTGTACGTCCGTGCCGGCAGCAGCCGCGAACTGGTCGTGCGGCTGCCGTATTCGGCGGAATTCCTGGCCCACCAACAGGAGGTGAAGCGCTTCCGCGAGCGGTTGTGGCTGAACAAGGCCCTGCCCACGGTGGCCACGGTGGGCGCCGCAGCATGGACCACGGCCGCCTACCTGGACTATCGCAAGGCCGGGCGACAACTGCGGGACGACAAGGACCTCTACACCACGAGCGCCGACCCCGGCGAGATCGCCGAACTGAAGAACGACGGCATCCCGGCGCATCAGGACGACTTCCGCCGGAGCAAGGTGATGCTCGGCGTGAGCACCGGCGTGTTTGCCGTCGCGGCGGCCTACACCATCTGGTCGTACCGCCGCGCGGACCGGACCCCGCTGCCCCTGTTCGACGACAGGGAGAAGGTGCGCTTCGATGGGCTGGTATGGCTGCCGGGCCCCGATGGACGTGGGGTGTGGGCGGCCGGACTGACGATCCCCCTGCGATGAGCACCCTGCGCCACCTGCCGATCATGGCCGCCCTGCTGCTGGGGCTGGCCGGCTGCTACAAGGACGACATCGACCTCGCGGCCCTGACGAACAACCCATTCGACGCTGACTACGCGGGGCCGGCGGTCTTCAGCCTGGACACCATCTTCGTGGAGCAGGTGCTCGGTCCGCCGAACTTCTACCGCCAGGTGGTGCAGTTCAAGGTGAACGCGAGCCTCTTCCTGGCGTCCGCCAGCTATCAGGTGGAGGTGCACGACCTCGTGGAGGGTACGCGCACGCTGGTGGGGCAGGTGCCGCCGGGTTCGCATACGCTGCGCTTCTATCGCCTGGAGTACCTGCCCGGCCAGGAGGTCTGCCTGGAACTGCGGCTCACCAACAACAACGCATTCGGTCGTCCCGAGACGATCTGTGGAACATGGCCATGAACGACGAACAGGACGGGTCGGAGGAGCGCACCGGGGCGGAGGAAGGTCCGGTGGAAGGTGCAGCGCAGGAGGGTGGTGAGCGCGGTGTGCCGGGCCTGGCCCCGGGCACCGGTGGTGCGTTCAGCGTGAGCGGCATGTACCGAAGCTGGTTCCTGGACTATGCCAGCTACGTGATCCTGGAACGCGCGGTGCCCGCGCTGTACGACGGCCTGAAGCCCGTGCAGCGCCGCATCCTGCATGCCATGAAGGAGCTCGATGATGGGCGCTACAACAAGGTGGCCAACATCATCGGGCACACCATGCAATACCACCCGCACGGCGACGCCAGCATCGGCGATGCGCTGGTGCAGCTGGGCCAGAAGGACCTGGTGATCGACTGCCAGGGCAACTGGGGCAACACCCTCACGGGCGACAGCGCCGCGGCGCCCCGCTACATCGAGGCCCGCCTCAGCAAGTTCGCCAAGGACGTGGTCTTCAACCCGAAGACCACCGAGTGGCAGCTGAGCTACGACGGCCGCAACAAGGAGCCCATCTTCCTGCCGGTGAAGTTCCCGCTGCTGCTGGCGCAGGGCGCGGAAGGCATCGCCGTGGGCCTCAGCTGCAAGGTGCTGCCGCACAACTTCAACGAGCTCATCGACGCCAGCATCGCCGTGCTGCGCAAGCGCTCCTTCGACCTGGTGCCCGACTTCCCCACGGGCGGCCTGGCCGATGTGAGCAACTACAACGAGGGCGAGCGGGGCGGCCGCGTGCGCTGCCGGGCCCGCATCCGCAAGGAGGACAACAAGACCCTCGTCATCACCGAGATCCCCTTCGGCACCACCACCACCTCGCTCATCGAGAGCATCATCAAGGCCAACGAGAAGGGCAAGATCCGCGTGCGGCACATCGAGGACAACACGGCCGAGAACGCCGAGATCCTCATCCACCTGGCCGCCGGCGTGAGCCCGGACACCACCATCGATGCGCTCTTCGCCTTCACCGATTGCGAGGTGAGCATCGCGCCCAACGCCGTGGTGATCGAGAACGACAAGCCGCGCTTCGTGGGGGTGAAGGAACTGCTGCGCATCAGCACGGAGAACACGCTGCGCCTGCTGAAGCTCGAACTGGAGATCCGGCTGGAGGAGCTGGAGGCCCAATGGCACTTCAGTTCGCTGGAGCGCATCTTCATCGAGAAGAAGGTGTACCGCAAGATCGAGGAGGCCGAGACCTGGGAGGAGGTGCTGAGCTTCATCGACAAGGGCCTGAAGCCCCACGTCAAGGAACTGCGCCGGCCCGTCACCGAGGAGGACATCCTCCGCCTCACCGAGATCCGCATCAAGCGCATCTCCAAGTACGACAGCTTCAAGGCCGACGAGCACATCCGCGGCCTGGAGGACCAGATCGCCGAGGTGAAGGACAAGCTGGCCCACCTGGTGGACCATGCCGTGGAGCACTTCAAGGAGCTGAAGAAGAAGTACGGGGCGGGCCGCGAGCGCCGCACCGAACTGCGCACCTTCGACACCATCGTGGCCACCAAGGTGGCCGTGGCCAACCGCAAGCTCTATGTGGACAAGGCCGAAGGCTTCATGGGCTGGAGCCTGCGCAACCACGAATTCGTGGACGAGTGCTCGGACATCGACGACATCATCGTGTTCCGCGAGAACGGCACCATGCTCGTCACCAAGGTGGCCGACAAGAAGTTCATCGGCAAGGGCGTGCTGCACGTGGGCGTGTGGAAGAAGAACGATGAGCGCACCATCTACCACATGGTGTACCAGGACGGCCCCAAGGGCGCGTACTACATGAAGCGCTTCGCCGTCACCGGCATCACGCGCGACAAGGAGTACGACCTCACCAGCGGTGCGCCCGGAAGCAGGGTGGAGTACTTCAGCGCCAACCCCGATGGCGCCGCCGAAGTGCTGCAGGTCACGCTGCGGCCGCGGCCCAACCTGCGCAGAACGAAGTTCGACGTGGACTTCAGCCAGTTGTCCGTGAAGGGCCGGGGCAGCAAGGGCAACCTGCTGACGCGCTACATGGTGCAGAAGGTGGTGCTGAAGGAGCGCGGGGGCAGCACGCTCGGCGCCATCCCCATCTGGTTCGACGAGACGGTGCGCCGCCTCAACGACACCGGCCATGGGCGCTACCTGGGCCGCTTCTCCGGCGAGGACCGCATCCTGGCCATCATGAGCGACGGCAGCTACCAGCTCTTCCCCTTCGTGCTCAGCACGCACTTCCCGGACAACGCCGTCACCGTGGTCAAGTGGGACCCGAAGGCGGTGGTGAGCGCCGTGTACTGGGAGGGCGAGAAGCAGCAGTTCCAGGTGAAGCGCTTCCTGGTGGAGCCCTCGCGCGAGCCCATGTCCTTCATCACGGACCATCCGGAGAGCCGGCTGGCCGTGCACAGCCTGGTGGGCCATCCGCGCGTGCGGGTGAGCTTCGACAAGCGCAGCAGCGACCGGCCCGACGAGGAGGTGGACCTGGAGTCCTTCATCGCGGTGAAGGGGGTGAAGGCCCTCGGCAACCGCCTCACGCCCTTCAAGGTGAAGGAACTGGAGCTCCTGGATCCGGCTTTCATCCCGATGACCCCCGAGCTGGAGGAGGTACAGGGCATGTTGATCAGCGATGAGGAGATCGGCAACCTGGAGGCGCCCGAGGAGGAGGGCCTCGAGGAGAGCCCGGTGAAGCGGTTCAAGCGGCAGCAGGCCGTTCAGGAGGTGGAGCGGTCGCCGGAGGACCCGCTGATCGGTTACGAGCCTGGCAAGCAGATCACCCTGGGGCTGGACTGACGCCGGCACCGGTCCGCACGGCCCATCCTGTTGGGGATGAACAACGGGCCTGCTGCTGTAGCTTCGGCGCACAAGCCGATGCCATGAGCCTCTACCGCCGGTCCCTGCTCACCGCCGTCCTGATCGGCTGCGGTGCGGTCGCCCAGCTCGATGCACAGAACTTGGTCAACACGCGCCGGACCGAGGTGCACCTGCTGTGCCACTGGCGGCCCGGCACCGAATGCCCTGGCGATGTGCTGAAGGAGACCGCGGTGATCTATACCGTGCCGGCGGACAGCGCGATCGTGCCCATGCGCCCCGGCGGTGGCGACCGCTGGGTGCTCAACCGGGTGGAAGTGTGCTGCGATGCGCGGTGCCTGGTGCGGTCCGAGGCGATCGTGACATGCAGCACCTCCAGCGACAAGGGCCGGTGCGGCAAGGACCCGGTGAAGCTCATCCGGGAGGAGCGGCGGTACACCGTCGAGTGATCACGGCCTGACGACCACCAAGGGCAGCCTGTCCGTGTGGTCACCGCGGACCACCTCCACCGTGTACCGGCCGGCTGCCAGCGCGTGGACATCCAGCACCAGCGGCAACGAGGGGCCCTTTGGCTCCATGGCCGGGCGCCCGGTGGCATCGAGCACACGCACGATGGCCTGGTGCGGCCGCGCATCGATGCGCAGCTGGTCCGTGGCCGGATTCGGCCAAAGCCGCAGGGATGCGGAGGACGGATCCGGCCCCAGGCCGGTATCGTCGTCCACGTAGATGCTGTCCACCGCGGTCCCCGTGCAGGTCCCATCGTTCACGGCGTACTGCACCACCACCCAGCCGAGGCCATGCTCCTGCGCGTTGAACTCCTGCACGGTCAGGCCGTCGATCGCATACGTGCCGCCCGCTGGCGATCCACCGGCCAAGGGCAGCGCGGGTTGATGCAGGCCAAGGCTGTCCACCGGAAGGTTGAGCGCGGCGAGCGGCGCGGCGAGCACCACCACTTCGACGGTGTCAATGCCCGGGCACTCGTCCACGAGCGCCGCCGTGAGCGTGATCACCTGTAGCCCCGCGCCGGAGGCCGCGGGGTCGAACTGCCCGATGGTGCCTGATCCGCTTGCCGCGCCGCCCCAGTCGCCCGCCGGGGATCCGGTGAGCTCAACCGCGGGCCCGTTGTCGCAGTAGGGACCACCGGCCATCACCTCCGGAACGGTGCGGGCCTGGACGGAGAAGGTGCGGGGCAGGTTGCTGCACTGGCCGCCGGTGGCATCGGTGAAGGTGTAGATGGCCGCACCGTCGTACGGCAGCGGTGCGATGAAGGTGGGATCCAGCGAACCATCGGCGCCGTTGAGCGGTGCGGACCACAGCCCGCCCAACGGGAGCGCGTGATACGCCTGGATGCCTTCATCCGCACAGAAGATGGACCCATCGGCAGGGCCGAACACCGAGGGACGGCGCAGGGCGGTGATGGATTGGGAGGCCTCGGTGCTGCAGCCGTTGGCGTCGGTGTAGCTGTAGTGCAGCAGGTAGTTGCCGAACTGATGGGTGCTCACATCGAAGTGTCCGCCAAGCACGCCGAAGCCGCTCCACAGGCCCCCGGCCGGTTGCGCGTGGTGCAGGGCGTAGGGGCCCGAACTGCTGCACAAGGTGTCGAACGGGGTGAGGAGCACCTCGGGTTCGGGGTGTACCGTGATCCAGGTGGTGAGCGTGTCGGCACAGAAGGCCCCGGCATCGGCGGTGGTCACCAGCGCGTAGGTCCCGGGCCCCAAGGCCGGATCGAACTGCACGGCCAGGATGTGGGGCTGCACGTATTGCGCGCCGAACACCGGTCCGCTCAAGGTGACCGTGCCCGGTGACGGGCCACTGAGCACCACGGTCTGTGGCGCATCGTTGGCGCACATCGCGGTATCCACCAGCAGGCTCATCGGCGCGGGTGCGGGCAGGTCGAGCCATAAACCCTCGCTCGCGCAGCTGCCACCGGCGGCATCCTGCAGCACGAAGACGACCTCGCCCAGGATGGGCCGCTGGTCCAGGTCCAACAGACCGGTGCTGTCCACCGCCCCGAACCACACGCCGGTGGATGGTCGTGCCACCAGTTGCACGGGACCTTCGGGGCAGGTGGGGATCGGGGCCACCAGGGGCTGCACGGTGGGGGCCTGCACCACCAGCAGGGATGCGTCCGCGGATACGGGACAGCCCGTGGTGTCGACCACAAGATGTTGAAGAGCATAGGCACCGGGTGGGGCCATGAAGGCCTGGAACTGGCCCTGGGCCACGTAGGGGCCGGACCAAGATCCGGTCGCCGGCAGGGGCGGAGGGAGCGCGTAGCTGCCCCCGAACCAGCACAGGGTGTCGAGCGCGGGCATGCTGAGGGACCAG is a window encoding:
- a CDS encoding DNA gyrase/topoisomerase IV subunit A, which codes for MNDEQDGSEERTGAEEGPVEGAAQEGGERGVPGLAPGTGGAFSVSGMYRSWFLDYASYVILERAVPALYDGLKPVQRRILHAMKELDDGRYNKVANIIGHTMQYHPHGDASIGDALVQLGQKDLVIDCQGNWGNTLTGDSAAAPRYIEARLSKFAKDVVFNPKTTEWQLSYDGRNKEPIFLPVKFPLLLAQGAEGIAVGLSCKVLPHNFNELIDASIAVLRKRSFDLVPDFPTGGLADVSNYNEGERGGRVRCRARIRKEDNKTLVITEIPFGTTTTSLIESIIKANEKGKIRVRHIEDNTAENAEILIHLAAGVSPDTTIDALFAFTDCEVSIAPNAVVIENDKPRFVGVKELLRISTENTLRLLKLELEIRLEELEAQWHFSSLERIFIEKKVYRKIEEAETWEEVLSFIDKGLKPHVKELRRPVTEEDILRLTEIRIKRISKYDSFKADEHIRGLEDQIAEVKDKLAHLVDHAVEHFKELKKKYGAGRERRTELRTFDTIVATKVAVANRKLYVDKAEGFMGWSLRNHEFVDECSDIDDIIVFRENGTMLVTKVADKKFIGKGVLHVGVWKKNDERTIYHMVYQDGPKGAYYMKRFAVTGITRDKEYDLTSGAPGSRVEYFSANPDGAAEVLQVTLRPRPNLRRTKFDVDFSQLSVKGRGSKGNLLTRYMVQKVVLKERGGSTLGAIPIWFDETVRRLNDTGHGRYLGRFSGEDRILAIMSDGSYQLFPFVLSTHFPDNAVTVVKWDPKAVVSAVYWEGEKQQFQVKRFLVEPSREPMSFITDHPESRLAVHSLVGHPRVRVSFDKRSSDRPDEEVDLESFIAVKGVKALGNRLTPFKVKELELLDPAFIPMTPELEEVQGMLISDEEIGNLEAPEEEGLEESPVKRFKRQQAVQEVERSPEDPLIGYEPGKQITLGLD
- a CDS encoding VCBS repeat-containing protein, whose amino-acid sequence is MRTLRDLVVVVACVHAWPAMAQFGGLQPVDGCAVRHVQACDLDGDDDLDLLATKEDGLHWYRNLDGQGDFGPHHVILPQPANVRLMVRPGDVDGDGDTDLVVARDNDSTLFLLENLNGLGAFGAPQPITTLPARLLPVGFTALHLADLTGDGLPEVLALFGGHNTVFRCTNAGGSFAPLETLPDVLPGISSGLFAVGDLDTDGDNDLLQHDLTGTYVVLENSAGDGSAWTSVIAFTTLSDIEHEAALLDLDGDGDLDIGLHGPLLQWVRNEGAWPSFTLLPLASGSDVGEAAYGRPGCGASASVVYFPTDPGAPTRWRHLRNGLIGSSPPIALNDVLKGDGPLWADLDGDGRDDLVVTYPNAFGWYRSELPHAAPDWSLSMPALDTLCWFGGSYALPPPLPATGSWSGPYVAQGQFQAFMAPPGAYALQHLVVDTTGCPVSADASLLVVQAPTVQPLVAPIPTCPEGPVQLVARPSTGVWFGAVDSTGLLDLDQRPILGEVVFVLQDAAGGSCASEGLWLDLPAPAPMSLLVDTAMCANDAPQTVVLSGPSPGTVTLSGPVFGAQYVQPHILAVQFDPALGPGTYALVTTADAGAFCADTLTTWITVHPEPEVLLTPFDTLCSSSGPYALHHAQPAGGLWSGFGVLGGHFDVSTHQFGNYLLHYSYTDANGCSTEASQSITALRRPSVFGPADGSIFCADEGIQAYHALPLGGLWSAPLNGADGSLDPTFIAPLPYDGAAIYTFTDATGGQCSNLPRTFSVQARTVPEVMAGGPYCDNGPAVELTGSPAGDWGGAASGSGTIGQFDPAASGAGLQVITLTAALVDECPGIDTVEVVVLAAPLAALNLPVDSLGLHQPALPLAGGSPAGGTYAIDGLTVQEFNAQEHGLGWVVVQYAVNDGTCTGTAVDSIYVDDDTGLGPDPSSASLRLWPNPATDQLRIDARPHQAIVRVLDATGRPAMEPKGPSLPLVLDVHALAAGRYTVEVVRGDHTDRLPLVVVRP